In Streptomyces sp. P3, one DNA window encodes the following:
- a CDS encoding FAD-dependent oxidoreductase, translating to MLRVAVVGSGPSGVYTAQSLVQLDPDVLVDVLDRLPCPYGLVRYGVAPDHEKIKSLQQNLRAVLEHERVRFLGGVRVGADGVPAAHLRELYHAVVYCVGAATDRHLGIPGEELPGSWSATEFVSWYSAHPDAVPARFLHGVDSAVVVGIGNVAVDVTRILARGAAELSPTDMPQAALAALAASEVSEIHMVGRRGPSQARFTTKELRELGTLPDAEVVVDEAELALDPAYTDPSGLAAAQRRNVEVLRGWAASPARGARRRIRLRFFLRPVELRAVEGRLGVARFERTAPDGRGGVTGTGRYEDVPAQLALRSVGYRGTPLEGLPFDVGQGTVPHLAGRVVRGGEVAPGEYVAGWIKRGPTGVIGTNRPCAKETATSLLADAPALVRRELPGDPLALLRAAGTEPVGWAGWLAIERAEAELGASLGRGAVKLPDWPSLRAAAGPASVGLQDPPPLR from the coding sequence GTGCTCCGTGTCGCCGTCGTCGGCTCCGGGCCGAGTGGTGTCTACACCGCCCAGAGTCTGGTCCAGCTTGACCCGGACGTCCTCGTCGACGTCCTGGACCGCCTGCCCTGCCCGTACGGGCTGGTGCGGTACGGCGTCGCCCCGGACCACGAGAAGATCAAGTCCCTGCAGCAGAACCTGCGCGCCGTGCTCGAGCACGAACGGGTCCGTTTCCTCGGCGGCGTACGGGTGGGCGCGGACGGCGTGCCTGCGGCACATCTGCGCGAGCTCTACCACGCGGTCGTGTACTGCGTCGGCGCCGCGACCGACCGGCACCTCGGCATCCCCGGTGAAGAGCTGCCCGGCAGCTGGTCGGCGACGGAGTTCGTCTCCTGGTACAGCGCCCACCCGGACGCCGTACCCGCACGGTTCCTGCACGGCGTCGACTCGGCGGTGGTGGTGGGGATCGGGAACGTAGCGGTGGACGTCACCCGGATCCTGGCGCGGGGCGCCGCCGAACTGAGCCCCACCGACATGCCTCAGGCGGCGCTGGCCGCGCTCGCGGCGAGCGAGGTGAGCGAGATCCACATGGTGGGACGGCGCGGCCCGTCGCAGGCCCGGTTCACCACCAAGGAACTGCGGGAGCTGGGCACTCTGCCGGACGCCGAGGTCGTCGTCGACGAGGCGGAGCTGGCGCTCGATCCGGCGTACACGGATCCTTCCGGGCTTGCGGCGGCGCAGCGCCGCAACGTGGAGGTGCTGCGCGGCTGGGCGGCGTCGCCGGCGCGCGGCGCCCGGCGGCGCATCCGGCTGCGGTTCTTCCTGCGGCCCGTCGAACTGCGCGCCGTCGAAGGCCGGTTGGGCGTGGCGCGGTTCGAGCGGACAGCGCCTGACGGGCGCGGCGGGGTGACCGGCACCGGCCGGTACGAGGACGTCCCGGCGCAGTTGGCCCTGCGGTCGGTGGGCTACCGGGGCACCCCGCTGGAGGGCCTGCCGTTCGACGTCGGGCAGGGCACCGTGCCGCATCTGGCGGGACGGGTGGTGCGTGGCGGTGAGGTGGCGCCGGGCGAGTACGTGGCGGGCTGGATCAAGCGTGGCCCGACCGGTGTCATCGGCACCAACCGGCCGTGCGCGAAGGAGACAGCGACGTCCCTGCTGGCGGATGCTCCCGCCCTCGTGCGCCGGGAGCTGCCCGGCGACCCGCTCGCGCTGCTGCGGGCCGCCGGGACCGAGCCCGTCGGGTGGGCCGGCTGGCTGGCGATCGAACGGGCCGAGGCCGAGCTCGGCGCCTCGCTGGGCCGCGGGGCGGTCAAACTACCGGACTGGCCCTCACTGCGGGCGGCGGCGGGCCCGGCCTCCGTCGGCCTCCAGGACCCGCCGCCCCTCCGGTGA
- a CDS encoding DUF6214 family protein, giving the protein MSVRPAWEVREEGSATSWSYVRLSFTDGARVDLLAVVGEGRVCVEDIRARPALSLVDLTLLADWIEGPLLDGSEGYEGDEGGDEPVPDATPDGRDARAADRTGTAGPSGAAEGMGIADRTKGVGGAGRPAVVEAGHCAGELFGARRARRLWPRAVEGLWLAAQEYRAAQGEGMDPVLAVMYATGRSRRRSLRLIGRARDAGYLTPRHARR; this is encoded by the coding sequence GTGTCAGTGCGGCCGGCGTGGGAGGTCCGGGAGGAGGGGAGCGCCACTTCCTGGTCCTATGTCCGGCTGTCGTTCACCGACGGGGCGCGTGTCGACCTGCTCGCCGTCGTCGGTGAGGGCCGGGTCTGCGTCGAGGACATCCGGGCCCGGCCCGCCCTCTCGCTCGTCGACCTGACCCTGCTCGCGGACTGGATCGAGGGACCCCTCCTCGACGGGTCCGAAGGCTACGAAGGCGACGAAGGCGGCGACGAACCCGTGCCGGACGCGACGCCGGACGGGCGGGACGCGAGGGCCGCAGACCGCACGGGGACGGCGGGCCCTTCGGGAGCCGCGGAAGGGATGGGGATCGCGGACCGCACGAAGGGTGTGGGGGGTGCGGGCCGCCCGGCGGTGGTGGAGGCCGGGCACTGCGCCGGGGAACTCTTCGGGGCCCGGCGGGCCCGCCGGTTGTGGCCGCGCGCCGTCGAGGGGCTGTGGCTGGCGGCGCAGGAGTACCGCGCGGCCCAGGGCGAGGGGATGGATCCCGTCCTCGCGGTGATGTACGCGACGGGGCGCAGCAGGCGACGGTCGCTGCGGCTGATCGGGAGGGCGCGCGACGCCGGATACCTGACGCCGCGTCACGCCCGCCGCTGA
- a CDS encoding DUF305 domain-containing protein, with protein MLVRRVPLVSASLLLALALAGCDSGTDAGSGAVSGPSVIAPGKPGEANRTLSAQDAAEQRADDDTPNSADVTYTRKMIEHHAQALEMTALVPDRAASGDVKRLALRISAAQGPEIKAMEGWLTTHGRKTTGGGHTHTAMPGMATAAQLTALRAARGKAFDTLFLTLMITHHEGALTMAADVKAQGNNERVEEMADDVIAQQTSEITRMNGMR; from the coding sequence GTGCTCGTCCGCCGCGTACCCCTCGTGTCAGCCTCGCTGCTCCTCGCCCTGGCCCTCGCCGGCTGCGACTCGGGGACGGATGCCGGGTCGGGCGCGGTGAGCGGCCCTTCGGTGATCGCTCCGGGCAAGCCGGGCGAGGCGAACCGCACCCTCTCGGCACAGGACGCGGCCGAGCAGCGCGCCGACGACGACACACCCAACTCCGCCGACGTGACCTACACGCGGAAGATGATCGAACACCACGCCCAGGCTCTGGAGATGACCGCACTTGTGCCGGACCGCGCCGCATCGGGGGACGTCAAACGCCTCGCGCTGCGCATCTCCGCGGCGCAGGGGCCGGAGATCAAGGCCATGGAGGGCTGGCTCACCACTCATGGCCGAAAGACGACGGGCGGCGGGCACACGCACACGGCGATGCCCGGCATGGCGACCGCGGCCCAGCTGACCGCGCTGCGGGCGGCCCGCGGGAAGGCGTTCGACACGCTCTTCCTCACCCTGATGATCACTCACCACGAAGGTGCGCTCACGATGGCCGCGGACGTCAAGGCGCAGGGCAACAACGAACGGGTCGAGGAGATGGCGGACGACGTGATCGCGCAGCAGACGAGCGAGATCACACGGATGAACGGGATGCGCTGA
- a CDS encoding LVIVD repeat-containing protein, whose product MTLSNDPRTRRRRWKAAAACTGLLAALLTAVPAAATPDPGDGPAAERQVTSDARTRASAAIAAGEIPGQDEIVHSDNIQHLTNIPKDVLPGINSDLAFQGRYAFAGNYDGFRIFDIGNPKAPKTVAQVLCPGSQNDVSVSGNLLFLSTDSSRSDSSCNSTTQPVTEKSSWEGMKVFDISDKRNPRYVAAVETACGSHTHTLVPERKNVYIYVSSYSPNAAYPDCQPPHDGISVIKVPRNAPEKAAVVGFPVLFPGEGPDGGGNPGGPTNPGVSKTTGCHDITVLPGKGLAAGACMGDGILFSIRDPEHPKVIDRVQDNVNFAFWHSATFNQKANKVVFTDELGGGGAATCDAATGPTRGADGIYDITGKGDKRKLVFRSYYKIPRYQAATENCVAHNGSLIPVKGKDLMVQAWYQGGVSVWDFTDSAKPREIAYFERGPLSTTTLQTGGAWSAYYYNGYIYSNDIAKGFDVLKLSDRRTDPAGRIHLGELNVQTQPDYFD is encoded by the coding sequence GTGACACTGTCGAACGATCCTCGAACACGACGCAGACGGTGGAAAGCCGCCGCCGCCTGCACCGGGCTCCTGGCCGCGCTGCTCACGGCGGTCCCGGCGGCCGCGACCCCCGACCCGGGGGACGGCCCCGCCGCCGAGCGGCAGGTGACCAGCGACGCCCGGACCCGGGCGAGCGCCGCGATCGCCGCCGGCGAGATACCCGGGCAGGACGAGATCGTCCACTCCGACAACATCCAGCACCTCACGAACATCCCCAAGGACGTCCTGCCGGGCATCAATTCGGACCTGGCCTTCCAGGGGCGGTACGCCTTCGCCGGCAACTACGACGGCTTCCGCATCTTCGACATCGGCAACCCGAAGGCACCGAAGACCGTGGCCCAGGTGCTCTGTCCCGGCTCGCAGAACGACGTCTCCGTCTCCGGCAACCTGCTCTTCCTGTCGACCGACTCCTCGCGCAGCGACAGCAGTTGCAACAGCACCACGCAGCCGGTCACCGAGAAGTCCTCGTGGGAGGGCATGAAGGTCTTCGACATCAGCGACAAGAGGAACCCGAGATACGTCGCCGCCGTCGAGACCGCGTGCGGTTCGCACACACACACCCTGGTGCCCGAGCGCAAGAACGTCTACATCTACGTCTCCTCGTACTCGCCCAACGCCGCCTACCCCGACTGTCAGCCCCCGCACGACGGCATCTCCGTCATCAAGGTGCCGCGCAACGCGCCCGAGAAGGCGGCGGTCGTCGGCTTCCCCGTGCTGTTCCCCGGCGAGGGCCCGGACGGCGGCGGCAACCCGGGCGGTCCGACCAATCCCGGCGTGTCCAAGACGACCGGCTGCCACGACATCACCGTGCTGCCCGGGAAGGGCCTGGCGGCCGGCGCCTGCATGGGCGACGGCATCCTGTTCTCCATCAGGGACCCGGAGCACCCGAAGGTCATCGACCGGGTGCAGGACAACGTCAACTTCGCCTTCTGGCACTCGGCCACCTTCAACCAGAAGGCGAACAAGGTCGTCTTCACCGATGAGCTGGGCGGCGGCGGCGCGGCCACCTGTGACGCGGCGACCGGCCCCACCCGTGGCGCCGACGGCATCTACGACATCACCGGCAAGGGCGACAAGCGCAAGCTCGTCTTCCGCAGCTACTACAAGATCCCGCGCTACCAGGCGGCCACCGAGAACTGCGTCGCCCACAACGGCTCGCTGATCCCGGTCAAGGGCAAGGACCTCATGGTCCAGGCCTGGTACCAGGGCGGCGTCTCCGTCTGGGACTTCACCGACTCGGCGAAGCCGAGGGAGATCGCCTACTTCGAGCGCGGTCCGCTGAGCACCACGACCCTGCAGACCGGTGGCGCGTGGTCGGCGTACTACTACAACGGCTACATCTACTCGAACGACATCGCCAAGGGCTTCGACGTGCTCAAGCTCAGCGACCGGCGCACGGATCCGGCCGGTCGGATCCATCTGGGCGAGCTCAACGTCCAGACCCAGCCGGACTACTTCGACTGA
- a CDS encoding TetR/AcrR family transcriptional regulator: MSPRSASVNEELRRRSRERLLQAAVELVGERGYEATTLGDIADRAGSARGLVSYYFPGKRQLVQSAVHRLMHRTLEEALEREPHTEDGRERMARAIDAIMGLARDRTVLMRQHMAGMLQAEGFVQCPEQQRLAELLRETAARHGAQDLDHDYPILRSQLMGAVYAMVLPNVPLPLTTLRAELFARYRLDWELGVPPDAEAPGGGCGADLSRFFATGPTPGDQSK; the protein is encoded by the coding sequence ATGTCCCCGCGCAGCGCCTCGGTCAATGAAGAATTGCGGCGTCGTTCCCGGGAGCGGCTCCTGCAGGCGGCCGTGGAGCTGGTGGGCGAGCGCGGTTACGAGGCGACCACGCTCGGCGACATCGCGGACCGGGCCGGCTCGGCACGCGGTCTCGTGTCGTACTACTTTCCCGGGAAGCGGCAGCTGGTGCAGTCGGCGGTGCACCGGCTGATGCACCGCACCCTGGAGGAGGCGCTGGAGCGCGAGCCGCACACCGAGGACGGCCGGGAACGGATGGCGCGGGCCATCGACGCGATCATGGGGCTGGCCCGGGACCGTACCGTGCTGATGCGCCAGCACATGGCGGGCATGCTGCAGGCCGAGGGCTTCGTGCAGTGCCCGGAGCAGCAGCGACTGGCAGAGCTGCTGCGGGAGACCGCGGCCCGGCACGGGGCGCAGGACCTCGACCACGACTATCCGATACTGCGCTCCCAGTTGATGGGCGCCGTCTACGCGATGGTCCTGCCCAACGTGCCCCTGCCGCTGACGACGCTGCGCGCCGAGCTCTTCGCGCGCTACCGGCTCGACTGGGAGCTGGGGGTCCCGCCGGACGCCGAGGCGCCCGGCGGGGGGTGCGGCGCCGACCTGTCGCGGTTCTTCGCGACCGGCCCGACGCCCGGTGATCAGTCGAAGTAG
- a CDS encoding HAD family hydrolase: MTTVLFDFSGTLFRIESTRRWLSAVLDAAGIALAEPELAEKARALEAAGALPGGAAPARLPEEMAGVWGVRDQSAELHRAAYTGLSRQVPLPDPALHEALYDRHRTPAAWTPYPDAREVLSGLRERGSRIGVVSNIGWDLRPVFRAHGLDRYVDAYVLSYEHGVQKPDRRLFTVACEALDADPRDTLMVGDDRRADGGAAALGCAVHFVDHLPAAERPDGLRPVLDLVG; encoded by the coding sequence ATGACCACCGTGCTGTTCGACTTCTCCGGGACCCTCTTCCGCATCGAGTCCACCCGGCGGTGGCTCAGCGCGGTGCTCGACGCCGCGGGCATCGCGCTCGCCGAACCGGAGCTCGCCGAGAAGGCGCGGGCGCTGGAGGCGGCGGGCGCCCTGCCGGGCGGGGCGGCTCCGGCCCGTCTGCCCGAGGAGATGGCCGGGGTGTGGGGAGTCCGGGATCAGAGCGCCGAGCTGCACCGGGCCGCGTACACGGGCCTGTCCCGTCAGGTGCCGCTGCCGGATCCGGCGCTGCACGAGGCCCTCTACGACCGGCACCGGACGCCGGCGGCCTGGACGCCGTATCCCGACGCCCGCGAGGTGCTGAGCGGGTTGCGCGAGCGTGGGTCCCGGATCGGCGTCGTCAGCAACATCGGCTGGGATCTGCGCCCGGTGTTCCGCGCGCACGGTCTCGACCGGTACGTCGACGCGTACGTGCTGTCGTACGAGCACGGTGTGCAGAAGCCCGACCGGCGGCTGTTCACGGTCGCGTGCGAGGCGCTGGACGCCGATCCCCGCGACACGCTGATGGTGGGCGACGACCGCAGGGCGGACGGCGGCGCCGCGGCGCTGGGCTGCGCGGTGCACTTCGTGGATCATCTGCCTGCGGCCGAGCGTCCGGACGGGCTGCGCCCGGTGCTGGACCTCGTGGGCTGA
- a CDS encoding phosphatase PAP2 family protein, which yields MHHAPLDSPPRPAALHMFLRTAAVLGLCSVLLLVLVAVEWRPLISADDDVSRTTHRWALADPDVTQACRILTDWVWDPVTMRLLGAAVAVWLVWRHADWWTAGWLVVTAALGTLLQQGLKAAVGRARPSWPDPVDSAHYAAYPSGHALTATVVLGLLLWLLHRQGVGRALWRGALSVAALSVAGVGLTRVWLGVHWPSDVLGGWLLGAMLVALAIAVKLRWRP from the coding sequence ATGCACCATGCGCCCCTCGACTCCCCGCCCCGTCCCGCGGCCCTGCACATGTTCCTCCGCACCGCGGCGGTACTGGGGCTGTGTTCCGTGCTGCTGCTCGTGCTGGTAGCGGTCGAGTGGCGTCCCCTGATCTCCGCCGACGACGACGTCTCCCGCACCACGCATCGCTGGGCCCTCGCCGACCCCGACGTCACGCAGGCCTGCCGCATCCTCACCGACTGGGTCTGGGACCCGGTGACGATGCGACTGCTGGGGGCTGCGGTGGCCGTGTGGCTGGTGTGGCGCCATGCGGACTGGTGGACGGCCGGATGGCTGGTCGTCACGGCCGCCCTGGGCACGCTTCTCCAGCAGGGGCTCAAGGCCGCGGTGGGCCGGGCCCGGCCGTCCTGGCCCGACCCCGTCGACTCCGCCCACTATGCGGCCTACCCCTCGGGGCACGCCCTGACCGCCACCGTCGTCCTAGGGCTCCTGCTGTGGCTGCTGCACCGGCAGGGTGTCGGCCGCGCGCTGTGGCGGGGGGCACTGTCCGTGGCGGCGCTGTCCGTGGCGGGCGTGGGGCTCACCCGGGTCTGGCTGGGCGTGCACTGGCCCTCGGACGTCCTGGGCGGCTGGCTGCTCGGGGCGATGCTGGTGGCCCTGGCGATCGCGGTGAAGCTGCGATGGCGGCCGTGA
- a CDS encoding M56 family metallopeptidase, with the protein MTVTAVLLLLGALTAVVAPRLLARADWPDREPVVALWAWQCVVAAILLCCALSMTLSAEAAWQGVRRQVFAPAPQEVVEAYTAGGAGPWAPATAMALACGGMWSGTMLVREILRSRAGHRSRQAELRLRAPLLPGEAASSGGLLVVEGERPDAWWLSGARPRLVVTTAALRRLKGRQLDAVLAHEQGHARARHDWLLRCSAALATGFPRVPVFAAFRGEMHRLVELAADDTASRRFGRRTTALALVELNEDRGVFGPAPASQAHVPPRVGRLLAPPDRLTATRRLALTVAAALLPVIPVLVTLVPGLRALD; encoded by the coding sequence ATGACGGTCACCGCGGTCCTGCTGCTGCTCGGGGCTCTGACCGCAGTGGTCGCCCCCCGACTGCTCGCCCGGGCCGACTGGCCCGACCGTGAACCGGTGGTCGCCCTGTGGGCGTGGCAGTGCGTGGTGGCCGCGATCCTGTTGTGCTGCGCGCTGTCCATGACACTGAGTGCGGAGGCCGCCTGGCAGGGGGTGCGCCGACAGGTCTTCGCGCCGGCTCCGCAGGAGGTCGTGGAGGCGTACACGGCGGGTGGGGCCGGCCCCTGGGCCCCGGCGACCGCGATGGCGCTGGCCTGCGGCGGGATGTGGAGCGGAACGATGCTCGTGCGGGAGATCCTGCGCAGCCGGGCCGGACACCGGTCCCGCCAGGCCGAACTGCGGTTGCGGGCACCGCTGTTGCCGGGCGAGGCGGCCTCCTCCGGCGGGCTGCTCGTGGTGGAGGGTGAGCGCCCCGACGCCTGGTGGCTGTCGGGCGCACGGCCCCGACTGGTCGTCACCACGGCCGCGTTGCGGCGCCTGAAGGGGCGTCAGCTCGATGCCGTACTCGCACACGAGCAGGGACACGCCCGGGCGCGGCACGACTGGCTGTTGCGCTGCTCGGCAGCGCTGGCCACCGGGTTCCCGCGGGTTCCGGTGTTCGCCGCGTTCCGCGGCGAGATGCACCGGCTGGTCGAGCTCGCCGCCGACGACACCGCGTCGCGCCGCTTCGGCCGGCGGACGACCGCGCTGGCGCTGGTCGAACTCAACGAGGACCGGGGGGTGTTCGGCCCCGCTCCCGCCTCGCAGGCCCATGTCCCGCCGCGGGTGGGCCGGTTGCTCGCACCGCCCGACCGCCTCACCGCGACCCGTCGGCTCGCACTGACGGTCGCGGCCGCGCTGCTGCCGGTGATCCCGGTTCTGGTGACCCTGGTACCGGGTCTGCGGGCGCTGGACTGA
- a CDS encoding DUF5134 domain-containing protein, with amino-acid sequence MHGPASSGWLLVALCAATGAYCLLRMRSRVEEQRRAAGGEALMGFGMAVMAVPPAVFTPPAWAWPAYAAVFGTAALRALWAARASACHLHHLVGAGAMVYMAAAMAVSPAPAHAHEHGGAGVPLLTGVLLLYFAGYVLVSGVRLVPAAGAGTSAAPWSDRPEVVRACRLSMGIGMLAMLLTM; translated from the coding sequence GTGCACGGACCGGCTTCGTCCGGCTGGCTGCTGGTGGCGTTGTGTGCGGCGACCGGGGCGTACTGCCTGCTGCGCATGCGCAGCAGGGTCGAGGAACAGCGTCGGGCCGCGGGCGGCGAGGCGCTGATGGGATTCGGGATGGCCGTGATGGCCGTGCCCCCGGCCGTGTTCACCCCTCCGGCCTGGGCCTGGCCCGCGTACGCCGCTGTCTTCGGCACAGCCGCGCTGCGGGCGCTGTGGGCGGCCCGGGCGAGCGCATGCCATCTGCATCACCTGGTCGGCGCCGGGGCCATGGTCTACATGGCCGCCGCGATGGCCGTCTCCCCCGCCCCGGCCCACGCGCACGAGCACGGCGGCGCAGGGGTGCCGCTGTTGACGGGCGTGCTGCTGCTGTACTTCGCCGGCTACGTCCTCGTCTCGGGGGTCCGGCTGGTGCCGGCTGCCGGGGCGGGCACGTCCGCCGCGCCCTGGAGCGACCGGCCGGAAGTCGTCCGGGCGTGCCGTCTGTCCATGGGAATCGGCATGCTGGCGATGCTTCTGACGATGTGA
- a CDS encoding MarR family winged helix-turn-helix transcriptional regulator has protein sequence MSAVVRQWQAVRPDLDTGPMEIIGRVNRCAALLQQAEDAPLRRAGLSRPEFDVLGALRRKGHELTPGELARETYSSGAAVTKRLKQLTARGLVERRGDSRDRRVAHLRLTDAGRDLVDGIMPEQLAYESAALSAMDDGRQGELADLLGELLSRLEGQMRSLGV, from the coding sequence GTGTCGGCCGTCGTCCGGCAGTGGCAGGCCGTCCGGCCGGACCTGGACACCGGTCCCATGGAGATCATCGGCCGCGTGAACCGCTGCGCCGCCCTCCTGCAGCAGGCCGAGGACGCGCCACTGCGGCGGGCCGGACTGAGCCGCCCCGAGTTCGACGTGCTCGGCGCGCTGCGCCGCAAGGGCCACGAGCTGACCCCCGGCGAACTGGCCCGCGAGACCTACTCGTCCGGTGCGGCCGTCACCAAGCGCCTCAAGCAGCTCACCGCACGCGGTCTGGTGGAACGCCGGGGCGACAGCCGCGACCGTCGTGTCGCGCACCTCCGGCTCACCGACGCCGGCCGGGACCTCGTCGACGGCATCATGCCCGAGCAACTCGCCTACGAGAGCGCCGCACTGTCCGCCATGGACGACGGGCGGCAGGGTGAACTGGCCGACCTGCTCGGGGAGTTGCTCAGCCGACTGGAGGGACAGATGCGGTCGCTGGGCGTCTGA
- a CDS encoding VOC family protein — MKLDAPVPGGPCWAELGTGDLEAAKRFYAGLFGWRAETDPRQEAGGYSVAHLGDAAVAALTPRHREVQPCAWSVSFAATDADVSARLATEAGGRVLVGPMDVFEVGRFVVVLDPDGAAFQLWQARSFSGAGLFNAPGSLGWVELLTRDPDRAETFYTTVFGWTVHSSENYLQWGVGGADFGGMIRMDDKFPPEVPPHWLPYFAVADVDATTRTALGAGGAALMEPTTVQGGPRIAVLRDPQGAAFGVCVAGHDR; from the coding sequence ATGAAGCTCGACGCGCCGGTGCCGGGCGGGCCCTGCTGGGCCGAGCTGGGGACCGGTGATCTGGAAGCGGCGAAGCGGTTCTACGCGGGGCTGTTCGGCTGGCGCGCGGAGACGGATCCGCGTCAGGAGGCCGGCGGCTACTCGGTCGCGCACCTCGGTGACGCGGCCGTCGCCGCGCTCACTCCCCGACACCGGGAGGTGCAGCCCTGCGCCTGGAGCGTGTCGTTCGCCGCGACCGACGCGGACGTCAGCGCCCGGCTGGCCACGGAGGCCGGCGGCAGGGTGCTCGTCGGACCGATGGACGTCTTCGAAGTGGGCCGGTTCGTGGTCGTCCTCGACCCTGACGGGGCCGCGTTCCAGTTGTGGCAGGCGCGGTCCTTCTCCGGCGCCGGCCTGTTCAACGCGCCCGGCTCGCTCGGCTGGGTCGAGTTGCTGACCCGTGATCCCGACCGGGCGGAGACCTTCTACACCACGGTCTTCGGCTGGACCGTCCACTCGTCGGAGAACTACCTGCAGTGGGGCGTCGGCGGCGCGGACTTCGGCGGCATGATCAGGATGGACGACAAGTTCCCGCCCGAGGTGCCCCCACACTGGCTGCCGTACTTCGCGGTGGCCGACGTGGACGCCACCACGAGGACCGCCCTCGGGGCCGGCGGTGCCGCGCTCATGGAGCCGACGACGGTGCAGGGCGGCCCGCGGATCGCCGTGCTGCGCGATCCCCAGGGCGCGGCGTTCGGGGTGTGCGTCGCCGGACACGACAGATAA
- a CDS encoding VOC family protein produces the protein MVHVLSSRTLLRPTDPERSRVFYGERLGLAVSREFGTGPDRGTVYFLGGGHLELSGRAEDPPTAAERAGAPVRLWLQVPDAAAAHDELRAKGVEITRPPVQEPWGLIEMWIADPDGIPIVLVEVPADHPMRYRPGI, from the coding sequence ATGGTGCACGTACTGAGCAGCAGGACCCTGCTTCGACCGACCGATCCCGAGCGTTCCCGGGTCTTCTACGGGGAGCGGCTGGGCCTGGCCGTCTCCCGTGAGTTCGGCACGGGCCCGGACCGCGGGACCGTCTACTTCCTCGGCGGCGGCCATCTGGAACTCTCGGGCCGCGCCGAGGATCCGCCGACGGCGGCCGAGCGTGCGGGCGCTCCCGTGCGTCTGTGGCTGCAGGTGCCGGACGCCGCGGCGGCACACGACGAGTTGCGGGCGAAGGGCGTCGAGATCACGCGTCCGCCGGTGCAGGAGCCCTGGGGTCTGATCGAGATGTGGATTGCCGACCCGGACGGCATCCCGATCGTGCTCGTGGAGGTACCGGCTGATCACCCGATGCGGTACCGGCCGGGCATCTGA